One Micropterus dolomieu isolate WLL.071019.BEF.003 ecotype Adirondacks linkage group LG23, ASM2129224v1, whole genome shotgun sequence DNA window includes the following coding sequences:
- the LOC123963275 gene encoding filamin-C-like isoform X7, whose protein sequence is MMSNSGYLEPHQLPPQFYQSAADIGEEEEEMPATEKDLAEDAPWKKIQQNTFTRWCNEHLKCMNKRINDLQKDLSDGLKLIGLLEVLSQKKMYRKYHSRPNFRQMKLENVSVALEFLEREHIRLVSIDSKAIVDGNLKLILGLIWTLILHYSISMPMWEDEDDEDAKKLTPKQRLLGWIQNKVPQLPITNFHRDWRDGKALGALVDNCAPGLCPDWETWDPSQPVENAREAMQQADDWLGVPQVIAPEEIVDPNVDEHSVMTYLSQFPKSKLKPGAPLRAKTLHPKRAKAYGPGIEPRGNVVLKPAEFLVETVEAGLGEVLVYVEDPEGHTEEARVIPNNDKNRTYSVVYLPKVEGLHKVKVLFAGQDIDRSPFMVNISKAMGDPSRVQARGPGLQSTGNVANKPTYFDIYTAGAGAGDVGVIIVDSNGRRDTVEIVLENKGDSIFRCTYVPVLEGPHTVYVTFAGQQIPRSPFTVHISEVSQSIPPPGSPVQIVPQCTRTPPSDKTRRGPPPTPPKPRRPTCNPNACRASGRGLQPKGLRVKEVADFKVYTKGAGSGELKVTVKGPKGLEEPVKVLEMENGIFECNYYPIMTGKYIVTITWGGHSIPRSPFEVQVSVEAGPQKVRAWGPGLETGMVGKSADFVVEAIGTEVGTLGFSIEGPSQAKIECDDKGDGSCDVRYWPTEPGDYAVHVICDDEDIKDSPFMAHILPAANDVFPENVKCYGPGLEPLGCIVNKPADFTIDTHEAGRGELKLYAQDAEGFPIDIQITDNGDNTFFCVYTPSKPIKHTIIITWGEVNVPNSPFRVMIGEGSHPEKVKVYGPGVEKTGLKANEPTYFTVDCSEAGQGDVSIGIKCAPGVVGPAEADIDFDIIKNDNDTFTVKYTPPGAGQYTIMVLFADQEIPISPFRIKVDPSHDAAKVRAEGPGLSKTGVEVGKPTHFTIFTKGAGKAKPEVYFTGAAKGDAVRDFEIIDNHDYSYTVRYTAVQQGNMSVTVCHGGDPIPKSPFNISVAPPLDLSKVKVQGLNNKVDVGKDEEFTVSTQGAGGQGKLDVKITSPSRRPIPCKLESGTANEMHTVKYIPPEEGPYRVDITYDGNPVPGSPFTVEGVMPPDPTKVRAYGPGLQGGVVGKPAPFAIDTKGAGTGGLGLTVEGPCEAKIECQDNGDGSCSVSYLPTEPGEYAINILFADQHIPGSPFKAMVQSAFDPSKVTASGPGLERAKVNEDGSFTVDCSKAGEAELTIEIISDSGAKAEVHVQNNSDGTYSITYIPQFHGMYTITIKYGGHAVPKFPTRLQVDPAVDTSGVKVYGPGVEPRGVLREVTTHFIVDARAHYKSGGSHIKACISNPSGSNTDAYITDKGDGTYRVEYTPYEDGLHLIELLFDEVSVPKSPFRVSVAEGCDPSRVRAYGPGLEEGLVNKPNRFTVETRGAGTGGLGLAIEGPSEAKMSCKDNKDGSCSVEYIPFTPGEYDVNITFGGLPIPGSPFRVPVRELVDPSKVKCSGPGLGSGVRAHVPQTFTVDSSKAGVAPLEVLLYGPTGVAEPISITDNGDGTHTVNYTPANDGPYTVCVKYADQEVPRSPFKIKTLPAHDASKVRASGPGLNASGVPASLPVEFTIDARDAGEGLLTVQILDPEGKPKKANIRDNRDGTYTVSYVPDMTGRYTITIKYGGDEIPYSPYRIHALPTGDASKCLVTVSIGGHGLGSGIGPTIQIGEETVITVDAKAAGKGKVTCKVSTPDGAELDVDVVENADGTFDIYYTAPEPGKYVITIRFGGENIPNSPFHVVASETIPIIEEPCDKLQLQQSYVGFSPQWATDDPISPVDGMEPVLRPFSLVIPFTVQKGEITGEVRMPSGRTACPHITDNKDGTVTVKYSPTERGLHEMDIKYDGKHIPGSPLQFYVDAINGGHVTAYGPGLSHGTVNRPATFTIVTKDAGEGGLSLAVEGPSKAEISCKDNKDGTCTVSYLPTAPGDYNIIVKFDDKHIAGSPFTAKITGDESMRTSQLNVGTATDVSLKITETDLSSLMASIRAPSGNEEPCLLKRLPNRHIGISFTPKEVGEHVVSVKKNGKHVTNSPFKIMVGQSEIGDASKVKVYGQGLVEGHTFEVAEFIVDTRSAGYGGLGLSIEGPSKVDINCEDVEDGTCKVTYCPTEPGNYIINIKFADQHVPGSPFTVKVFGDGRMKESITRKRQAPSIATVGSTCDLNLKIPGEASKQEMTAQVTSPGGKTEDAEIIKGDDSTYSVRFIPQEMGAHTVNVKYRGQHVPGSPFQFTVGPLGEGGAHKVRAGGTGLDRGVAGIPAEFSIWTREAGAGGLSIAVEGPSKAEITFEDRKDGSCGVIYVVQEPGDYEVSIKFNDEHIPDSPFIVPIATLSDDARRLTITSLQEVALKVGQEASFAVQLNGARGLIDAKIHTPSGAIEECYITELDSDQHAIRFIPRENGVHSIDVRFNGSHVPGSPFKIRVGEPGQVGDPGMVSAFGPGLEGGTTGVASEFVVNTCNAGSGALAVTIDGPSKVKMDCQECPEGYKVSYTPMAPGHYLISIKYGGPQHIVGSPFKAKVSGPRLSGGHSLHETSSVLVETVTKSSAMGGAFASLPKFSSDASKVISRGAGLSKAFVGQKNTFTVDCSKAGTNMLMVGVHGPKTPCEEVYVKHMGNRMYNVTYTVKEQGSYILIVKWGDENVPGSPFHVTVP, encoded by the exons GTGATCGCTCCAGAGGAGATCGTTGACCCGAACGTGGACGAGCACTCTGTGATGACCTACCTGTCTCAGTTCCCCAAATCTAAACTGAAGCCCGGCGCCCCACTGAGGGCGAAGACCCTGCACCCGAAGAGGGCCAAAGCCTACGGACCCG GTATTGAGCCTCGAGGTAACGTGGTTCTGAAACCAGCTGAGTTTCTGGTGGAGACAGTGGAGGCTGGACTGGGTGAGGTTCTGGTTTATGTGGAAGATCCAGAGGGACACACAGAGGAG GCCCGGGTGATCCCCAACAACGACAAGAACAGAACCTACTCCGTGGTCTACCTGCCCAAAGTGGAGGGGCTTCATAAA GTGAAAGTGCTGTTTGCTGGGCAGGACATCGACAGAAGTCCCTTCATGGTGAACATTTCGAAGGCCATGGGCGACCCGAGCAGAGTTCAGGCCCGCGGGCCGGGACTGCAGTCGACTGGAAATGTGGCCAACAAACCGACATACTTTGACATTTACACTGCAG gGGCGGGTGCTGGAGATGTAGGCGTCATCATTGTGGATTCAAACGGTCGGAGGGATACAGTGGAGATTGTCTTGGAGAACAAAGGCGACAGTATTTTCCGCTGCACCTATGTTCCCGTCCTGGAGGGGCCCCACACCGTCTATGTGACCTTTGCTGGGCAGCAGATTCCCAGAAGCCCTTTCACCGTCCACATCTCAGAGG TTTCACAGAGCATCCCACCTCCGGGGTCTCCGGTGCAGATTGTACCTCAGTGCACACGCACCCCACCCTCAGACAAGACAAGGAGAGGCCCCCCTCCAACACCGCCTAAACCCAGGCGACCAA CCTGCAACCCGAACGCCTGCAGAGCTTCGGGCCGAGGTCTGCAGCCGAAGGGGCTGAGGGTGAAAGAAGTGGCAGATTTTAAAGTTTACACTAAAGGAGCCGGCAGCGGAGAGCTCAAAGTCACCGTGAAGGGACCGA AGGGCCTGGAGGAGCCGGTGAAGGTTCTCGAGATGGAAAACGGGATATTTGAGTGTAATTATTACCCCATCATGACGGGAAAATACATCGTAACCATCACCTGGGGAGGACACAGCATCCCACGCAG tccatTTGAGGTTCAGGTGAGTGTGGAGGCGGGGCCTCAGAAGGTGAGGGCCTGGGGCCCGGGTCTGGAGACTGGCATGGTGGGGAAGAGTGCTGACTTTGTGGTGGAAGCCATCGGCACGGAGGTGGGAACACTCG GTTTCTCCATCGAGGGTCCCTCTCAGGCGAAGATCGAGTGTGATGATAAAGGCGATGGGTCATGTGATGTTCGATACTGGCCCACCGAACCGGGCGACTACGCTGTGCACGTCATATGTGACGACGAGGACATCAAGGACAGTCCCTTCATGGCTCACATCCTCCCTGCTGCCAACGACGTCTTCCCTGAAAAC GTGAAATGTTACGGTCCAGGTCTGGAGCCGCTCGGCTGCATCGTCAACAAACCTGCTGATTTCACCATCGATACCCACGAAGCCGGCAGAGGAGAGCTGAAGCTCTACGCTCAG GATGCAGAGGGTTTCCCCATCGACATTCAGATCACAGATAACGGAGACAACACCTTCTTCTGTGTTTACACTCCCTCAAAACCCATCAAACACACAATCATCATCACCTGGGGCGAAGTCAACGTCCCCAACAGCCCCTTCAGG GTGATGATAGGAGAGGGCAGCCATCCAGAGAAAGTGAAGGTGTACGGTCCTGGTGTGGAGAAGACGGGACTGAAGGCCAACGAGCCGACCTACTTCACTGTGGACTGCAGCGAGGCCGGACAAG GTGACGTCAGCATCGGGATCAAGTGTGCTCCGGGTGTGGTCGGTCCAGCAGAGGCCGACATCGACTTTGACATCATCAAGAACGACAACGACACATTCACAGTGAAGTACACGCCCCCGGGCGCCGGTCAGTACACCATCATGGTGCTGTTCGCTGATCAG GAAATTCCCATCAGCCCCTTTAGAATAAAGGTGGATCCTTCCCATGACGCAGCTAAAGTCCGAGCAGAAGGACCTGGACTCAGCAAGACAG GCGTCGAAGTGGGGAAACCGACTCACTTCACCATTTTCACAAAGGGAGCCGGGAAAGCCAAACCTGAGGTTTATTTCACCGGAGCAGCTAAAGGGGACGCCGTCAGAGACTTCGAGATCATCGACAACCACGACTACTCGTACACCGTCCGCTACACCGCAGTCCAGCAG GGGAACATGTCCGTCACTGTGTGTCATGGAGGAGACCCCATCCCCAAAAGTCCATTTAACATCAGTGTGGCCCCCCCACTAGACCTCAGCAAGGTCAAAGTTCAGGGTTTGAACAACA AGGTGGACGTTGGGAAGGACGAGGAGTTCACCGTCAGCACTCAGGGTGCCGGAGGTCAGGGCAAACTGGACGTCAAGATCACCTCCCCTTCACGTCGACCAATCCCCTGCAAGCTGGAGTCGGGCACGGCCAATGAGATGCACACAGTGAAGTACATACCCCCTGAGGAAGGGCCGTATAGAGTGGACATCACCTACGACGGAAACCCCGTACCAGGAAGTCCGTTCACCGTGGAGGGCGTCATGCCGCCTGACCCTACAAAG GTTCGCGCCTATGGTCCCGGTCTTCAGGGTGGTGTTGTAGGTAAACCAGCCCCCTTTGCCATTGATACAAAGGGAGCCGGTACCGGTGGTCTGGGCCTGACGGTGGAGGGACCCTGTGAGGCCAAGATCGAATGCCAGGACAATGGTGATGGATCCTGCTCCGTGTCCTACCTGCCCACAGAGCCCGGCGAGTACGCCATCAACATCCTGTTTGCAGACCAGCACATCCCCGGTTCCCCCTTCAAGGCCATGGTCCAGTCTGCGTTTGACCCCAGCAAGGTGACGGCCAGCGGCCCTGGCCTGGAGCGAGCGAAAGTCAACGAGGACGGATCCTTTACGGTGGACTGCTCTAAGGCCGGAGAGGCCGAGCTCACCATCGAGATCATCTCCGACTCCGGAGCCAAAGCTGAAGTTCACGTCCAGAACAACAGCGACGGGACCTACTCCATCACCTACATCCCCCAGTTCCACGGCATGTACACCATCACCATCAAATATGGAGGACACGCAGTACCGAAGTTCCCCACCCGACTACAGGTGGACCCGGCTGTGGACACCAGCGGGGTGAAGGTCTACGGACCTGGAGTCGAACCCAGAG GCGTCCTGAGGGAAGTGACTACCCATTTCATAGTGGACGCTCGGGCCCACTACAAGAGCGGCGGCAGCCATATCAAAGCCTGCATCTCCAATCCATCAGGCAGCAACACGGACGCCTACATCACCGACAAAGGCGACGGGACCTACAGAGTGGAGTACACGCCATACGAGGATG GTTTGCATCTGATTGAACTGTTGTTTGATGAGGTCTCAGTTCCTAAGAGCCCGTTCAGGGTGTCGGTGGCCGAGGGCTGTGATCCCAGTCGAGTCCGAGCGTACGGTCCCGGCCTGGAGGAAGGACTGGTTAACAAACCAAACCGCTTCACAGTCGAGACCAG AGGGGCTGGCACCGGAGGTCTTGGCCTGGCTATTGAGGGTCCATCTGAGGCAAAGATGTCATGTAAGGACAACAAAGATGGCAGCTGCAGTGTGGAGTACATCCCCTTCACTCCTGGAGAGTACGACGTCAACATCACCTTTGGAGGCCTTCCCATCCCAG GGAGCCCATTCCGGGTTCCAGTGCGAGAGCTGGTGGATCCCAGTAAAGTGAAGTGTTCAGGTCCCGGCCTGGGAAGTGGAGTCCGAGCCCACGTCCCTCAGACCTTCACTGTTGACAGCAGCAAGGCTGGGGTGGCCCCCCTGGAGGTCCTGCTGTATGGGCCCACAG GTGTGGCCGAGCCAATCAGCATCACTGACAATGGTGACGGCACTCACACAGTCAACTACACTCCTGCCAACGACGGCCCGTACACGGTGTGTGTGAAGTACGCCGACCAGGAGGTCCCTCGCAG TCCTTTTAAGATCAAGACTCTACCGGCTCACGATGCCAGTAAAGTGCGAGCCAGCGGTCCAGGTCTGAATGCATCCGGAGTTCCGGCCAGTCTGCCGGTTGAGTTCACCATCGACGCCCGAGACGCCGGAGAGGGACTGCTCACTGTTCAGATACTG GATCCGGAGGGAAAACCCAAGAAGGCGAACATCCGAGACAACAGAGACGGGACGTACACGGTGTCATACGTACCGGACATGACGGGCCGTTACACCATCACCATCAAATACGGAGGAGACGAGATCCCGTATTCGCCGTACCGCATCCACGCCCTGCCCACCGGAGACGCCAGCAAGTGTCTGGTCACAG TGTCGATCGGAGGACACGGACTGG GATCAGGTATCGGTCCGACCATCCAGATCGGAGAGGAGACGGTAATCACCGTGGATGCAAAGGCTGCTGGGAAAGGTAAAGTCACCTGTAAGGTGTCGACTCCTGACGGAGCGGAGCTGGACGTGGACGTGGTGGAGAACGCCGACGGGACGTTTGATATTTATTACACGGCTCCGGAGCCCGGGAAGTACGTCATCACTATCCGGTTCGGAGGAGAAAACATTCCCAACAGCCCCTTCCACGTGGTG GCGAGTGAAACCATCCCAATAATAGAGGAGCCATGTGACAAGCTTCAGTTACAGCAGTCCTATGTGGGCTTCTCCCCTCAATGG GCCACCGATGATCCCATCAGCCCCGTGGACGGGATGGAGCCCGTGCTCCGCCCCTTCAGTCTGGTCATTCCCTTCACCGTGCAGAAAGGAGAGATCACAG GTGAAGTGCGAATGCCGTCTGGTCGAACCGCCTGTCCTCACATCACCGACAACAAGGACGGCACCGTCACCGTGAAATACTCCCCGACAGAACGAGGCCTGCACGAGATGGACATCAAATATGATGGAAAACATATCCCAG GAAGTCCACTCCAGTTCTACGTTGATGCCATTAACGGTGGTCATGTGACGGCGTACGGCCCTGGTCTGAGTCACGGCACAGTGAACAGACCGGCCACCTTCACCATCGTTACTAAAGACGCTGGAGAAG GTGGTCTGTCTCTGGCTGTTGAGGGTCCGTCTAAAGCAGAGATCAGctgtaaagacaacaaagaCGGGACCTGTACTGTGTCCTACCTGCCCACCGCACCTGGAGACTACAACATCATCGTCAAGTTTGATGACAAACACATCGCCGGCAGCCCCTTCACTGCCAAGATCACTG GTGATGAGTCCATGAGGACGTCTCAGCTGAATGTCGGCACAGCAACAGACGTTTCCTTAAAAATCACAGAGACAGACCTGAGCAGTCTGATGGCGAGCATCAGAGCGCCATCTGGGAACGAGGAGCCATGTCTGCTGAAGAGGTTGCCCAACAGACACATTG GGATCTCGTTTACACCAAAGGAAGTGGGCGAACACGTGGTGAGCGTGAAGAAGAACGGGAAACACGTGACCAACAGTCCGTTCAAGATCATGGTGGGTCAGTCGGAGATTGGAGACGCCAGCAAGGTGAAGGTTTACGGCCAGGGGCTGGTGGAGGGACACACCTTCGAAGTGGCCGAATTCATCGTTGACACCAGGAGTGCAG GTTACGGAGGTCTGGGTCTGTCCATCGAGGGTCCCAGTAAAGTGGACATTAACTGTGAGGACGTGGAGGACGGGACGTGTAAAGTCACTTACTGTCCAACTGAACCTGGAAActacatcatcaacatcaagTTCGCCGACCAACACGTCCCAG GAAGTCCGTTCACGGTGAAGGTGTTTGGTGACGGCAGGATGAAGGAGAGCATCACCCGGAAACGTCAGGCTCCCTCCATCGCTACTGTGGGCAGCACCTGTGACCTCAACCTCAAAATACCAG GTGAGGCAAGTAAGCAGGAGATGACAGCTCAGGTGACGAGTCCTGGAGGAAAGACGGAGGACGCAGAGATCATTAAAGGAGATGACAGCACCTACAGCGTCCGCTTCATACCTCAGGAGATGGGAGCTCACACTGTTAACGTTAAATATCGGGGCCAACACGTCCCCGGGAGCCCCTTCCAATTCACTGTGGGGCCTCTGGGAGAGGGAGGGGCCCACAAGGTCCGGGCAGGGGGGACGGGGCTGGACCGAGGAGTGGCAGGGATCCCAG cTGAGTTCAGTATCTGGACCAGAGAGGCCGGAGCTGGAGGTCTGTCAATCGCTGTGGAGGGACCGAGCAAGGCCGAGATCACCTTTGAAGACAGGAAGGACGGATCCTGTGGCGTCATCTACGTAGTTCAGGAGCCTG GTGACTACGAGGTTTCCATTAAGTTCAACGATGAACACATCCCAGACTCTCCATTCATCGTCCCCATTGCCACTCTGTCTGATGACGCTCGCCGCCTCACCATCACCAGCCTGCAG GAGGTGGCCCTAAAAGTTGGGCAGGAGGCCTCCTTTGCTGTCCAGCTGAATGGAGCCAGAGGGCTGATCGATGCTAAGATCCACACACCATCCGGAGCCATAGAGGAGTGCTACATCACTGAGCTGGACAGCG ACCAGCATGCCATCAGGTTCATCCCGAGGGAAAATGGAGTTCATTCCATCGACGTTCGTTTCAACGGCAGCCATGTTCCCGGCAGTCCCTTCAAGATCAGAGTGGGAGAACCAGGACAGGTTGGAGATCCCGGCATGGTGTCTGCTTTCGGACCAGGACTGGAGGGAGGAACCACAG GCGTGGCGTCAGAGTTTGTTGTGAACACGTGTAATGCTGGCTCAGGGGCTCTGGCTGTGACCATCGATGGACCGTCGAAGGTCAAGATGGACTGTCAGGAGTGTCCTGAGGGCTACAAGGTCTCCTATACACCTATGGCTCCTGGACACTACCTGATCTCCATCAAGTATGGCGGACCCCAGCACATCGTAGGCAGCCCCTTCAAGGCCAAAGTCTCAG GACCTCGTCTGTCCGGGGGCCACAGTCTGCATGAGACATCGTCTGTTCTCGTGGAAACTGTCACCAAGTCATCAGCGATGGGAGGGGCCTTCGCCTCCTTACCCAAATTCTCCTCAGACGCCAGTAAAGTCATCTCCAGAGGCGCCGGCCTGTCGAAGGCCTTCGTAGGTCAGAAGAACACGTTCACAGTGGACTGCAGCAAAGCAG GCACCAACATGTTGATGGTGGGCGTTCACGGGCCAAAGACGCCCTGCGAGGAGGTCTACGTCAAACACATGGGCAACCGGATGTACAACGTCACGTATACGGTCAAAGAACAAGGCAGCTACATCCTCATCGTCAAATGGGGCGACGAGAACGTCCCCGGCAGTCCCTTCCACGTCACCGTCCCTTAA